A window of Tachypleus tridentatus isolate NWPU-2018 chromosome 7, ASM421037v1, whole genome shotgun sequence genomic DNA:
AACTAGCCCTGTCTGTAGTAGCACGTTAacctacatatatttatatatatatatgtgtgtatatatatagatatataaatgagCACTTACTCTTCCAATCATTACAAGTCATTCGTGTTATAATTCCTATATAATTGTGATAACatctatttaaaattaacttggcACATGTGTAATGGCTGGCCAACTTTTTAACGTGTGTTTTATTTGGCAAGATGCCAACAACCATATGACACTCTATCCGTTTCATGTTTGTGAGTGTTTATTTAACcttctatttatatatttgtcgTAGACTGACACAATAACCCATTTGTCGTACGGTTATGGAATACACGTATCTTCGTTCTTCAGTTTCGTCTGATTATCGGTTTGTGACGTCACCCTCTTAATTAATGGCATATACGACTActgtttagattattttttttattaaatattcattctATTTCGCATTTCCTTCATCTAGTTTATTTCTCCGTTAGAATGTAGATTATTATGTGTGTGATCATTTCAGATATTTTCGTCCATTTCGGTTAGCTGAATATCAGTCTATTTTATAATTGTATCTTCACTTAATTAACAGTTATTGTATATAACGAGTCATTTGTGTACGAAATTGTCAGTTAATCTCATGATCATATTCCAGCTTGTTGCTCACATCCTCGTctatagttatatttaaaaaataaggaCGTGTTTGATAACTGTCCATTTAGTTCATTATCCTGTCAGTCGGTCCACACATTTCTCTACTTGTCTAATTGTTGTTATCCTAATTTTCCATTTGGTTCATTATCCTGTCAATCGGTCCACACATGTCTCTACTTGTCTAATTGTTGTTATCCTAATTTTCCACCTAGTTCATTATCCTATCGGTCAGTTCACACATTTCTCTACTTGTCTAAATGTTACCATCGTAATTTTCCATTTGGTTCATTATCCTGTCGGTCGGATCACACATTTCTCTACTTGTCTAATTGTTACCATCGTAATTTTCCATTTGGTTCATTATCCTGTCGGTCGGTTCACACATTTCTCTACTTGTCTAATTGTTGTTATCCTGATATATGTCTATAACTTTAAATACGCTATTTGAACCTTATCCACTATATCTACTTTAATAAGGCTGACGCTTCTACTTTATGGTAGgtaattttgataattaatttgacttttatttcaatagtttgtttatcGCTGAACTTTCCTTTCTTTTCAGACCTCGCATAATCTTCATTTGACTGCTCTAGTTATCTACTGACCCATTAATTGACAGCAGTATCTATCTGTTCATATCCTGTAATTTACGTCTCAGTAAACTAGACAGTCCTAACTTATGCTGTATAATGCGTCAGTCGACTGATATAAGCTATTTAAATaccattcaaaactttattatggCTGTTGTTCATAGggttatgtgttttgtttgtctgtctgtgtTCCACCTAACGGTCTGTTCATTGTTTCTTGTAATTACTGACATGCCTaaattaggtttggtttgttttgaatttcacgcaaagctactcaagggctatctgcgctagccatccctaatttagcagcgtaagactagagggaaggcagctagtcatcaccacccaccgccaactcttgggccactcttttaccaacgaatagtgggattgaccgtcactttataacgcccccacggctgaaaaggcgaccatgtttgacgcgacggggatgcgaacccgcgactctcagattacgagtcacacgccttaacacgcttggccatgccgggcccttttgagagaagaaatgaaagaataattttgatttaagtAAAGTCTTTAGCAGTAGTTCCTAATATCTGTTGGTCTGAGGCTCTCTTTATGTGAATAATAAAGTTTGAGGCTCCCTCCAACCTAAAAAATTGCCCAAAAGTGATTTATCAACttcaaaaagagtaaaaaaaaacacctgatgAGCTTTAGTTATATCTATGAAATACTTTTTCTATTAAATtgcatatttgtaatttaatgtgGACGCTTTTCTCATCAATGCACGTGCATTATAATTAGACCAttggaaatttattatttttgggttACATTTGAAGACTGCTGGTCAATTAAATACACACTTAGTGTTATGTAACattattcaatatttgttttaaaatatgaagttaCCTCTTAACTTCATTATTAAGATTAATAATAAACGATAAAAAAATGTagaactaaatttttatttacaaattaatatagaagttgaactaaaataaaacatagcGATCCCCCAGAAAAAGCTTGAAGACCCCCCAAAGAGGCTAAGGCTCCAACTAGGAAAACACTGCTCTATAAAActcttttaaataaaatcatattgcGAACATTTCTATTATACATTTAGTTGTAGTGATTTTGTAATTTCCCAGAAGAATTATACTTAACTTACACAAAATACACTTGTTTAATTGTCCGGAAACGTTATAATTCCCACAaaaaatacttgttaaattgtcccacagaaaaaaaaaaagatatatctgCTTGCTCTCTCTTCTTCCCCTGCCATAGACCAATCttgataattttagttttatttgaaattcttattttaatgttcattaaGACGTGTGTCTGATGCTAACATCTATCAAGCACGTGCGTGTCTTTATCAGTCTGTTTCTATTACAGCTCAAAATGACTTAATTagcaaaatgttataatattaagcATAAGCACAGGAGGCTTTGTGGAAGTGTGTGTTATTTATCACTTTGAAAGGCGGGATTACAGCTGTCATATTTCCAcgtggcatgaccaggtgaggTCAGCCGGAGATTGcccaagagagagagagactttactTCTCATAATTAGGTCGAGAACTGATCTCTCGTTAGTCGTTGTAGTTAGCACGATGGATAATTTGAATACCATTATACATGCCAACACATCAAACGTTAAACTTTACCATCACTATCTTCATGTTAAAACATGGAATTCTGAggctaattttataaattttgtaatatatggATAACAGTTAGgtttattaacaaatgttttttttatagaaacaaaacaacagtttatattagtaaatatgtaaaaacggctggtatgggttgagaaatttttttatctACGTATTGAGaccaagataaaataaacaacctaACATTGTACAttgacaatataaataatttaacaatgcGCACCATAACATTTAATTATCGTGGCCAAGACAATATGAACAGTTTAACAATGTGCACGTGTGAATAGTTAAATTGATTAAGTTTTCAATTTTCACTCCACTTCCCCGCCATTTTGGGTCCATTCTGAGTACCCTTGaatagggtttgttttttttaaaattaatcctTCAGGAAGTTCCTGCTGTTCCCAGCTTTTTCTGCTTAGAAAACTCGGTGCCTTCCTGTTACACCCACGTAGAGAGATATTTATCATATCATGAACCTTGATTTTGTGGTACGAAAAATTCATTTAATAGTTTCATATTAGTTGTTTTACAATCCATGTTTaagtttatacattattattttacatacgttgtgtacatatatatgaatatataatctCACACAATTTTGTCTTAGTTACCATTTTGGAACATATAACAGAACATGGCTTGCTCTGAACATCTAGCTTTGTGTCAGTTATCGTTTTGGAACATATAACAGAACATGGCTTGCTCTAAACATCTAGCTTTGTCTCAGTTATCGTTTTGGAACATATAACAGAACATGGCTTGCTCTGAACATCTAGCTTTGTCTCAGTTATCGTTTTGgaacatatatttttgtgtgttttcttatagcaaagccacgtcgagctatctgctgagcccaccgagggaatcgaacccctgattttgggtTATAAattcgaagacataccgctgtactagcgggggaggcCTATTTGGAACATATAACAGAACATGGCTTGCTCTGAACATCTAGCTTTGTCTCAGTTAtcgttttgaaataaataacagaacATGGCCCACTCTAAACTTTGCCTTAcctcaaaataaagtaaactcaATGAGGTATAATCCTCTAAGAAATACACTCAGTGACGTACAATCCGCTAAGAAATACACTCAATGATATACAAGTCGCTAAGAGAGAAAAACAAGGAGCACTTGCAATATTGCTAAGAACAATGCATTAAAAGTCGGAGTAAGTGTAGTGAACTTTTAGCTTTATAGAACTTTTCATTTCGGTTCTTATTCAATAATATGCAGGTGAAGATTGTAATGCATGTCAGAATCTGAAAACATCTCCTAATATCAGAGATTGCAACTTCCTAACAATTTCAAACAATCATAGTCTGTAATAAAATTTATACTCTGAACTATATTAATGATCTAACTTATTCCAAAGTTGAAGCACTTTGAAGAGTAGTGTAATTGATTTCAAGTAAACATACCAATGAAATGTGACACGTAGTTTCAGTAAACGTCAATTTCGTTGATCGTGAGACAGAGACAGCACGAGCGTTCAGAGAAACCtcaaatgaaattaatatgaTGCGTCTATTCACATACCAGTGATTTATTTCAGAATGTGTAAGCTACTCTTCTGACACGTTGGTGGATATAATGGAATCCtaagaaacaatttaaaaaatccaTTACTAACACCATCAATAAAGATGCACTTGTCAACAGGTCTACCATGTATGCCTTGTAGTGTGATACAAATAACACAACTTGACTTTTAACGTGTCtattatttgtaaaagtaatcTTAGGAGTCAATTTTGAAGTAACGTTTTATGTCATAGAAATGTTTAAAGACATAACATTCAGTAAGCTCAAGGTGGATTTCATAaatcatcaaagaatacacaTCTTTTAAACACACGTTACCAAACGTTGAGTTAAGATTTTTCCATGTGAACACAGACTTGGACTTTACACGATGAAGtacaataaagaaaatgtttcattttattgttgCTATTCAAAGTTTTAGGTGCTTCAATTCTGTATAAGAGCGTAATGCCAATCGTCAAggtcatatatatgtatgtcttaTCAGTGTATGAGATTACAAAGAAAGCTTATCTCTGAAAAGAAGTCATTTAAGGCACATAATTTAGCGCATTTACGACATCCTACAAATGCAAAATGTTCAAGTATTTGATGCAAAAAGGAGCCAGGACTAAACCTAGTtcgaaaatataataatatatgtatgatCCTATGCAAACTGAGCttggtttaaatactgaagaaaaatatacatttcttataCTTATCTTGTCTCGAAGGTTACTGTCCACAAAAACAAAGCAGTGCAGTGGGTGTGGTTCTACTttacgtggcccggcatggccaggtgggttaaggcgttcgattcgtaatctgaggttcgcgacttcgaatcccggtcgcaccagacatgctcgccttttttcagtcgtgggggtgttataatgtcacgatcaatcccactattcgttggtaaaagagtagcccaagagttgacggtgggtggtgatgactagctgcattttctctagtcttacactgctaaattaggaacggctagcgcagatagcccttgtgtcgctttgcgcgaatttcaaaaacaaacaaacctactttaCGCGACGGTTCTATGGATACTAAGCCTATCTTTTGTTCTCTTTCAGAGAGAGGTTATCAGAAGTACAAGAGATGTTTCTAAAAGCAATAAAAATCTTATTATGTAGAAGCGAGAAGTGCTTAGTTTTAAAAGTGCAAACTGTATTaagcaaattgaaaaaaaaaacatttcgtcTACTTATGGTCTGTCGTCCAACCATTACCTTAACACAAAACCGTTATGTTTTACTTACAATCCATAGCCGTGAAAATTCAAGCTTTTGCACTAGgaaagggcctggcatgaccaggtggttaaggcactcaactcgcaatctgagggtcgcaggttcgaatctccgtcacaccacacatactctctctttcagccctggggacgttataatgtttcgacgaactccaatattcgttggtaaaagagtgttccaagagttggcggtgggtggtgatgactagttgcctgctctttagtcttacactgctaaattaggaacggctagggcagatagcccttgtgtagctttgcgcgaaattcaaaaaaaaaaaaggttacttACGTTTGAAAGCTTGCATATTTGAAGAGATGCAACACAACACAGGTAATATAATAGAAATTGCTCGCCTTGAAAGAAATGTAGAGATTTTTCTCCTGTCTTCCTAAGCGCCTTATGTCTTCAAGCCACAAAATTAATGGAGCAACCTAATAGTATTTATCTCTATGTATTGTTATTCAGATTTTTACAGCCACATTATTTCAGAGTAATTCGTGGTGTATTATTACCAATCactatatttatgtttctttacgTGGGTGGAAGATTATCGAACTTCCTTAAGATGTCATTTTATTGATTTCTGTTTGTATGTCACTGATATCTTATGGATTAGCTatccagtggtacagcagtaattTTGCgcacttataacactaaaaactggtcTTAGATACCCCTGGAGAACACAAcacggatagctcattgtgcttacttacaaacaaacttataaattattgtaCTTAGTTGAGTAtagctaatattttatgttcAGTAGGCTGTTGTTAATATGTGTAAATTTCGTATTTCACCGAGTACTTGTTGATAAGAGTTTGATATTTCTTCTATAActtatttggttagttttattcgcgttttttttatttcgtttatttACCACAGTTTTGTTGACATGTGTTCTTCAACTGTTGTACTAAACTGGATATTTTCTCTATGTAGCTGTCAAATCGTTATGTTTAGTGAGTATTGTTGGCACCTGTCAGTTCAATTGTTGTATTTGactaaatatatttgaaacgtgtgttttacatttctgtatttaCTTTGGATGTTAACTTCAgaacagaaatttaaaattttctatgtaTATTACATTTTTCTCCACCTGCTGTTACTGaagtatttctattttttttcattttattatgacAGTTGTCACTGTATAGTGtgccccctagtgacacagcgatatgtctgcggactcacaccgccaGAAACCGTGCtttggtacccgtggtgggcagagcacagattgcccattttgtagcttattgcctaattccaaaacaaacaccgtataatatctgtatttattaccggtacattttatatttatacataagcAGGGTTAACATCATCAATGTACATTTATcaacttcaaatatatatatatattagtgaaattaaataattatattcaaatgaagttaaatgtataaacaaaatcatgagaaaggactacgttaaaaacagcaaatcccaatgattgattgtattataacaataaaattttcaagccataaaccaaaataTAGTAACGTGaaataaaatacgctgcatatttttaaaaagggccgtagggtacaagctacaacgtgggaatataaaatgtatcttaggttttagaggtgactggGAAAGTAGGACTCACATTGCGGTAAGGATACACcatctgtcagtcttaacctccaattgcGAGTCTCacatggaaaaattaaaaattaggagagcgagatgtgggtactcaagcccacaGCGTCCCAGATCTATATCACGCTTCACTGCCTGCGAACAGTTGTGAAAAGGTGATTGCTCTCccaaattaaaataagaacaagaaaaggaaaaaagataaacataaaagaatgaaaaataaaaaataaataaataaataaaaagaaaataaggtacacTGACCATATGGGGGTCAGtgagataaaacttacctcttgaagctAGTATTCcttctctcctaatttctaattttcttatgtgagactagcgaattggaggttaaggctgatagacggtgtatccccaccgtaatGTGAGttctacttccgcagtcacctccaaaacctaagatacattttataatcccacgttttAGTTTGTACCCAcagatccttttttttttaatataccgCGTGTTTTGTTTCATAccaatgtgttttggtttatgactataatatatatatatatataatacatacatttttatagtctCGTATTTGTGATATCTTTCTTACTGATAtcagatgtttcaatatatttgaaTGTGTTTGAAAcctataattaataacgattaaTGAATGCTGATATAATTGATTCTTGAATAAATAATTCGTCCAAGTACATcatgttcatgttttatgtttcGAATTACACCAGTCCAATATATTatcgaaaaataaaattcataaaacattcgAACCTAAACCTAACTTTCACAATAACTAACATGCATTACAAATCGTGAGCGAAATTTATTATGTATTCCTACCAAACTTCAACCACAAAACATGTGTAAAAAATATCCTCTTTTGCTGTTCGTGTTTTTGTacaatgtgtgtttaaaatgccAAGCAAGTACTTATTAGTGATTTTATTTCACATAAGTTAGCTCGAAGATTTTAGAGCATAAACAAtcgaaaatacttttaattatatatttattcccGCAGTGCTTTATATTACACGTATACGTTCAAAACCATACGCTTATCACATGTTAACATGCATTCAGACGTGTTTGCACAATCAACCACgtttgccttcattacaactttactttgcaataatttagctttGGCTCGTTTCATAGCCTGGTATAAGCATCTTTTAACTACGTTTTTCTTTAATAaggattttatttcttacttttatgtaAAATCGTATCATACACCGAATTctcataactgtttcatatttAGTGCACCATTATAAACaccattactatactttattggTTACTTTATGTGTAACtgcattaaataaaacatatacgtgAGTTTCTTTGTCTGATCTGTAAAATTTTCTTCAAACAGACCAGGATTTATCCATCTAATACATACTATTTGCAAGAAATTGCAGCTTAAATGCCTGTGAAACAGCGGTAAGTAGTCGGATTTACAAAACCAAAGGTTCGATTCCGCtcggaacacagatagccctatgtaaatttgctataagaaaacacatactctCTACCTTTAGTTGTATCATTTAACCTTGATCATGGATGTTTAACATTTCAATCTTTGCtcagttttctttgttatttaattatcttaACGTCTGATGAAACCAAACTACCTGCCTAGATCAAAACTAaatcttaatattattatactgcatttactttataaaaatcatacattaatttgtgtttgtCAATTACTTTGTTCGTCCGATCTTAGCAGACGGATTCGAGGTGGCTCAGAGGTTGGATAggaattgttattatttatataacttagCAGACGGATTCGAGGTGGCCCAGAGGTTGGACAggaattgttattatttatataacttagCCACCTACAGTGACTTTGGAGCGGCTtggcatgctcgccctttcagtcgtaggctttataagttacggtcaatttcactattcattggtaaaagagtagccaacgagttggcggtgagtggtgataactagctgtcttttatcttatcttacactgctaaattagggactgccagcgcagatagtcctcgtgtagctttgcgagaaattcaaaacaaacgaacaaatttcaataatattggtttgttttagagtaaagccacgttgggctaccTGCTATGTCCACCGTGAACAATAGAATCCCAGATTTAAGTTTTTAGAAGTCTGTAAACTGATTGCTGTTCCATCGAGAGTCCAATAACGTTGGAGTGATTCATTGAAAGAATCAATACCTGGGTCTAGAGTATAACGATACAGAAAGCTTTTACAGCCGATAGTTTTAATTCGTCAATATGCGATTAATTAATTTAGGTTTTTCTTTCCAACatgatttttatctttattactataattaaaataaactatgttaCCACTTTGTTGTGTCTCGGAACACTGGATAACATAACGTTATGATGTTTTGTTAGTGTAACTAAAGACAAACCATGTTAACCCTCCTGTTATGTTTCCCAAtacaagttttcaaaattttatgataattcgttactgtttgtttgtttttggaatttcgtacaaagctactcgagggctatctgtgctagccgtccctaatttagcagtgtaagactagagggaaggcagctagtcatcaccacccaccgccaactcttaggctactcttgtaccaacgaatagtgggattgaccgtcacattataacgcccccacggctgaaagggcgagcatgtttagcgcgacgcgggcgcgaacccgcgaccctcggattacgaatcgcacgccttacgcgctcatTCGTTACTGTAAGAAACTCTATTACTTGATGTAAAGGATATTCTAATAAACTTCTAAGTGCTTTTATTATTTACAGAGTAAGttgattatttgtaaaataatacaatacttcAATATTTTTCGTTCAAATCATGTGAATTACAAACACAAGTACGTAAAATTCTGCCGCGAATTAGTGCTTACGTTCTAAAACTTGCAGTTACATATATTCCTGTGCAAAAGAGTAAGACGGAGTTTTAATAAATCGCCTAAATGTAATTTCTTTGTCGTCTAAGTGTAATTTCCTTGGCGTTTTTATGGTATTTGATAAGTTAAAGGTATATTAAATcacaatgaataatatttaaagtaaaggTATCGATCCTACATTGTATGCCTTGTATGGCAAATTTGCTAAAAGTTTAAGGTATAAAATGGTCTCATCTTTATTTTCAGACAAATTTGGAAATGGAACGCTACCTAAGGGACGAACCTAGAATACATAAATGTAGACAGCTACCAAAGTCTGTTAAAAGCCTGCTTTCACTTTCAAATGACAGAGAATTGTCTTCACGTGAATCTATCTGCGATGAAAGACCGTTGGATCCAAACGGATCTTTCTTCAGTTTCACTTCTCCCTCAGGAAGTGGAAACTGTAGCAACGACAGTGAAACTAGTAGCGGAGGAGAAGACAGGATTAGTGTTTCAGATCTTGACTTGAGTGATCACAATGGTGATAGTGTGACACCTAACGGTCTCAGGAGGAAATGCGTTGAAAGTGGAATGAGCACTGTAATGGATTTCAAGAACAATTATAATTCGATTAGAAACAAACCACTCTCATCACCACCAGGTGGAGGAAGTATTTCAGTGAACTTTCTAACAAAATTAGGTAAATCCCCCTCTTTCGCTTCCGTCCTCACCAGAGAATGCACTCAAGCGTCCTTCAGTTCAAAACGTTGACGTCGGTGACCCTTTACAAGTTGCCATGGCCACAGAAGCTTTATTTCCACGGGATATGTCATCGGCATTTGGTCCACGGATGTTAGCAACTCTAACAACATCAGATAACCTGAGTGATTCTCGTTGTCACATTGAGCTGGTACCAGAAAATAAGAGAAGAATCCATAAGTGCCAATTTAATGGGTGTAAAAAAGTATACACTAAGTCATCTCACCTCAAAGCTCATCAGCGAACTCATActggtaagttgttttttgatcCAAAGTTCCAGtcacaaatttaatttaaaataacaaataattagctttatgtgtgttttcttatacgaaagccacatcaggctatctgctgaatccaccgatcAGCTTTATTATACAAAGCTGCTGACGTAAGCTACTAGCTATGAGAATGATActagcagaaaaataaaaataattattttctaaagcaaatgtgtttttttatattcgttttattttatttgtttttaactttctaaGCAATATGTAAACGGTCAATGCACAGACGTACGATAGTTACAGTATtcgaaatattataaaactgtttttgtccctcgaaaaattttgaaattaaccaAACAAatggcctgacatggcctggtAGCTAGGTCTTGGGTTTGAATACGTGTCCCTAAATCTCCCATGTGGTCTAGTGGCTAGAATACCTGGCTTTCACTCCGTAGGCCGAGGTTCAATTCAATGGGAATGAACAtttatttcgttggtaaaagagtagcccaagagttggcggtgggtggtgatgactagctgccttccctctaatcttacactgctaaattagggacggctagcacagatagccctcgagtagccttgtgcgaaattcagaaacaaaacaaacccgtCCCTAAACGTATTCGCCTTTTTGGCCGTGGGGGATTTATAATCttcagtcaatccaactatttgttagtaaagagtaccccaagagatTGGTGATGATTAGTGTTAACTGGCTATCTTTCTTCTATTctatcactgctaagttagaggcggttagcacagacagccctaaaaaaaaaaaaatccaaacagaTGGACACTAGATGAAAAGTTTGGTAACTCTAAGTGCAATTTGGCTGTAAGCcgttaaatatgtttaatttatttatttatatattgaatttgAATACAACGATGCAACCTATGCTTCATTATTATCTAAATCCAATCgataatgaaagtatataaaAGTGTAATATCTAAATGGTTACCTTATGATTCATCAACAAACCTAAAagcttaaaggtgaattttacagaaaaaagaaaactttgcagtcaaaagaactacttatactgattaattttgcggttcacatgttttataaaaaaatatgtgctgataaatgaaacatagaacttggtgcagaaagagccctttcctaACGGCAATccgaacattttagtttttacgtttgccgctaggtaaagtactgtgacgtaatagttgccaaacaaaccgccaacgccagcactttaaatgtaaataaacatggctagtgcatacggagaaacagaggcggagtctgttttgactttgtgttctgaacagtgttgagtagcgccatatcaactcgaacctactctgaacgaacctaaaacagttacttttgacacagatctgacaagttttaGTGacgaggacagttccacgagcaaGAGTAGAGGAACTGTGgttgatactgatagcgcccaggcgaGTCGGTCATatctccagtggaagaatggtaagcctaagacatgacaacaaatatggtctgtattatttcacgtgcaacttcaagcatctcgaaacctgtctggtgtttataaattattggtatcacagactagattttatttgtttatactttgccgactatggtaactaatactcggctctttcacaatcattgtaccgggtatttatgactcgtaacaaaatgaatttcaattgtacgtcataattctgtctataaaatcaaactagatgtagcagtctgaatagttaatttaatatttacta
This region includes:
- the LOC143258108 gene encoding Krueppel-like factor 5 produces the protein MATEALFPRDMSSAFGPRMLATLTTSDNLSDSRCHIELVPENKRRIHKCQFNGCKKVYTKSSHLKAHQRTHTDGDDLSGFKELVWS